A part of Kitasatospora acidiphila genomic DNA contains:
- a CDS encoding ABC transporter permease: protein MREAVLGFALGAVAGVVFGVALGQNRFLAEVFGPYIKIVNAIPRIVLGSIFVVAFGIGETPKVLLAAVLVFFVVFFNAFQGVREVDRNILANARVLGASPLQIVRHVVVPSALTWIIASLHTAFGFAIVGALVGEVLGAQSGLGLVIKTAQNNFDPNGVFATMAVIAVIALTAEWLITRLERRLLSWRPPASSESPAI, encoded by the coding sequence TTGCGGGAGGCGGTGCTCGGCTTCGCGCTGGGCGCGGTGGCCGGGGTGGTGTTCGGGGTGGCACTGGGGCAGAACCGGTTCCTGGCCGAGGTGTTCGGCCCGTACATCAAGATCGTGAACGCGATTCCGCGCATCGTGCTCGGCTCGATCTTCGTGGTCGCCTTCGGGATCGGCGAGACGCCCAAGGTGCTGCTGGCGGCGGTGCTGGTGTTCTTCGTGGTCTTCTTCAACGCCTTCCAGGGCGTGCGCGAGGTGGACCGGAACATCCTGGCCAACGCCCGGGTGCTGGGCGCCTCTCCGCTGCAGATCGTCCGCCATGTGGTGGTGCCGTCGGCGCTCACCTGGATCATCGCCAGCCTGCACACCGCCTTCGGGTTCGCCATCGTCGGCGCGCTGGTCGGCGAGGTGCTCGGGGCCCAGAGCGGGCTCGGCCTGGTGATCAAGACGGCGCAGAACAACTTCGACCCCAACGGGGTGTTCGCCACCATGGCGGTGATCGCGGTGATCGCGCTGACCGCCGAGTGGCTGATCACCCGACTGGAGCGGCGGCTGCTCTCCTGGCGTCCGCCGGCTTCCTCGGAGAGCCCGGCCATCTGA
- a CDS encoding ABC transporter substrate-binding protein, whose product MLTRTLTRSLAGALALAAGLGLTACSSSGGSAGGEPTVKLMVGGIDKQIYLPYQLAQQLGFYQKYGVKVVLSTETDGGVGAEDAMASGQVDMAGAWYVHTIDFQVKGKAVEDIVNLSGAPGEREMCTTKSGVHSAADFAGKTVGVTDLGSGTDTLTQFLAGQSNLKTDQYSRIGVGAGSTAVAALQNGKAACVMTTQPTVTAIQKKNLGYSAIDLATTDGAKQAMGGTWPSAGVLAKTDWVNSHKDAAQRVVNALVATMHWIDTHSAADIAGALPSSFVSNGTVTKDDYISALTQDKGQFLPDGLMPASGPKTVLATEKLVGVKTDQVNLGTTFTNEFAIAANKTEGFTTTTTPADSNG is encoded by the coding sequence ATGCTCACGCGGACCCTCACCCGCTCCCTGGCCGGCGCCCTGGCACTCGCCGCCGGCCTCGGCCTCACCGCCTGCTCCAGCTCCGGCGGTTCCGCCGGCGGCGAGCCGACCGTCAAGCTGATGGTCGGCGGCATCGACAAGCAGATCTACCTGCCGTACCAACTCGCCCAGCAGCTCGGCTTCTACCAGAAGTACGGCGTGAAGGTGGTGCTCAGCACCGAGACCGACGGCGGGGTCGGCGCGGAGGACGCGATGGCCTCCGGCCAGGTCGACATGGCCGGTGCCTGGTACGTGCACACCATCGACTTCCAGGTGAAGGGGAAGGCGGTGGAGGACATCGTCAACCTCTCGGGTGCGCCCGGCGAACGTGAGATGTGCACCACCAAGAGCGGGGTCCACTCGGCGGCCGACTTCGCGGGCAAGACGGTGGGCGTCACCGACCTCGGCTCGGGCACCGACACCCTCACCCAGTTCCTGGCCGGGCAGAGCAATCTGAAGACCGACCAGTACAGCCGGATCGGGGTCGGCGCCGGGTCCACCGCGGTCGCGGCACTGCAGAACGGCAAGGCCGCCTGCGTGATGACGACCCAGCCGACCGTGACGGCCATCCAGAAGAAGAACCTCGGCTACTCGGCGATCGACCTGGCCACCACCGACGGTGCCAAGCAGGCGATGGGCGGCACCTGGCCGTCGGCCGGCGTGCTGGCCAAGACCGACTGGGTCAACTCGCACAAGGACGCCGCGCAGCGGGTGGTCAACGCCCTGGTCGCCACCATGCACTGGATCGACACGCACTCGGCCGCCGACATCGCGGGCGCCCTGCCGTCGAGCTTCGTCTCCAACGGGACCGTCACCAAGGACGACTACATCAGCGCGCTGACCCAGGACAAGGGCCAGTTCCTGCCGGACGGGCTGATGCCGGCCAGCGGTCCGAAGACGGTGCTGGCGACCGAGAAGCTGGTCGGGGTGAAGACCGACCAGGTCAACCTGGGCACCACCTTCACCAATGAGTTCGCGATCGCGGCCAACAAGACCGAGGGGTTCACCACCACCACGACCCCGGCCGACTCCAACGGCTGA
- a CDS encoding solute symporter family protein: protein MTLAITLWVGRRGQAAEDFYTGGRDFGPFQNGIALSGDYLSAASFLGVTGLIALYGYDGMLYSIGFLVAWLVVLMWVAELVRNTGRYTLADVLATRMRQRPVRAAAGTASVVVTLLYLIAQMVGAGSLVALLLGTTGAAAKTWTIVAVGGLMIIYVTVGGMRATTWIQIVKALMLMTGAVLLTAWVLVRFHFNLADLMQTAAHGSPAGDRYLEPGLLYGESTTSRLDFVSLGMALVLGTAGLPHILSRFYTVPTARAARRSVIWAIGMVGCFYLMTVVLGLGATALVGARAVKTANPAGNTAVPLLALNLGGGEGSTGGTLFFAVTSAIAFATILAVVAGLTLASSVSFAHDLYAQAFRSRNKLPVTERQEVVMARIAAVLIGGLAIVLSLYAQRLNVAFLVSLAFAVAASANLPTLVYNLFWRRFTTRGACWATYGGLVPALVLVFFSPVVSGARTAMFPGVDFHWFPLENPGLVSIPLGFLLGWIGTVSGEEKADPDKFAELEVRSLTGAGAV, encoded by the coding sequence ATGACCCTGGCGATCACCCTCTGGGTGGGCCGACGCGGCCAGGCGGCGGAGGACTTCTACACCGGCGGTCGCGACTTCGGCCCGTTCCAGAACGGCATCGCGCTCTCCGGGGACTACCTGTCCGCCGCCTCCTTCCTCGGCGTCACCGGGCTGATCGCCCTCTACGGCTACGACGGCATGCTCTACAGCATCGGCTTCCTGGTCGCCTGGCTGGTGGTGCTGATGTGGGTGGCCGAGCTGGTGCGCAACACCGGCCGCTACACCCTGGCCGACGTGCTGGCCACCCGGATGCGCCAGCGTCCGGTGCGGGCCGCCGCCGGCACCGCCAGCGTGGTGGTCACCCTGCTCTACCTGATCGCCCAGATGGTCGGCGCCGGCAGCCTGGTCGCCCTGCTGCTCGGCACCACCGGCGCGGCCGCCAAGACCTGGACCATCGTCGCGGTCGGCGGTCTGATGATCATCTACGTCACGGTCGGCGGCATGCGGGCCACCACCTGGATCCAGATCGTCAAGGCGCTGATGCTGATGACCGGCGCGGTGCTGCTCACCGCCTGGGTGCTGGTCCGGTTCCACTTCAACCTGGCCGACCTGATGCAGACCGCCGCCCACGGCAGCCCGGCCGGGGACCGCTACCTGGAGCCCGGCCTGCTGTACGGCGAGTCGACCACCAGCCGGCTGGACTTCGTCAGCCTCGGCATGGCCTTGGTGCTGGGCACCGCCGGCCTGCCGCACATCCTGTCCCGCTTCTACACCGTGCCCACCGCCCGGGCCGCCCGGCGCTCCGTGATCTGGGCGATCGGCATGGTGGGCTGCTTCTACCTGATGACCGTCGTGCTGGGCCTGGGAGCCACCGCGCTGGTCGGCGCGAGGGCCGTCAAGACCGCCAACCCGGCGGGCAACACGGCCGTTCCGCTGCTCGCGCTCAACCTGGGCGGCGGTGAGGGCAGCACCGGCGGCACCCTGTTCTTCGCCGTCACCTCGGCCATCGCCTTCGCCACCATCCTCGCGGTGGTGGCCGGTCTGACCCTGGCCTCCTCGGTCTCGTTCGCCCATGACCTCTACGCCCAGGCCTTCCGCAGTCGGAACAAGCTGCCGGTGACGGAGCGTCAAGAAGTGGTGATGGCGCGCATCGCGGCCGTGCTGATCGGGGGCCTGGCGATCGTGCTGAGCCTCTACGCGCAGCGGCTCAACGTGGCCTTCCTGGTCTCGCTGGCCTTCGCGGTGGCCGCCTCGGCGAACCTGCCGACCCTGGTCTACAACCTGTTCTGGCGCCGGTTCACCACCCGCGGTGCCTGCTGGGCGACCTACGGCGGCCTGGTGCCGGCGCTGGTGCTGGTGTTCTTCTCGCCGGTGGTCTCCGGCGCCAGGACCGCGATGTTCCCCGGGGTGGACTTCCATTGGTTCCCACTGGAGAACCCGGGCCTGGTCTCGATCCCGCTGGGCTTCCTGCTCGGCTGGATCGGCACCGTCAGCGGCGAGGAGAAGGCGGACCCGGACAAGTTCGCGGAGCTGGAGGTCCGTTCGCTCACCGGAGCCGGCGCGGTCTGA
- a CDS encoding DUF485 domain-containing protein → MHDSLHESLHESAHELRHESLHESGSPATRPDSPLTAQTTGRPTGGRSQRTGSTVFAEPDESARSVLSTESAESTGTTSAIPAQRPSGVPGSPGSLSEDREQDPVAAEVYREVQQSQAFQEIRRSHRRFVFPATAAFVCWYLFYVTVLAAAPGLMRTQLAGPFSVAWLLGLLQFASTFVITWLYARNARTKRDRAALGLRWDTQDQLR, encoded by the coding sequence ATGCACGACTCCCTTCACGAGTCCCTTCATGAGTCCGCTCACGAGCTCAGGCACGAGTCCCTTCATGAGTCCGGTTCGCCGGCCACCCGTCCGGACTCGCCGCTGACCGCCCAGACCACCGGCCGCCCGACCGGAGGTAGATCGCAGCGGACCGGTTCGACGGTCTTCGCCGAGCCGGACGAATCCGCCCGGTCGGTGCTGTCCACCGAGTCCGCCGAGTCCACCGGGACCACCTCGGCGATCCCGGCCCAGCGCCCGAGCGGGGTGCCGGGTTCGCCGGGCAGCCTCTCGGAGGATCGGGAACAGGACCCGGTGGCCGCCGAGGTCTACCGGGAGGTCCAGCAGAGCCAGGCGTTCCAGGAGATCCGGCGCAGCCACCGCCGCTTCGTCTTCCCCGCCACCGCGGCCTTCGTCTGCTGGTACCTGTTCTACGTCACCGTCCTGGCGGCGGCCCCCGGTCTGATGCGCACTCAGTTGGCCGGCCCGTTCAGCGTGGCCTGGCTGCTGGGGCTCCTGCAGTTCGCCTCCACCTTCGTGATCACCTGGCTCTACGCCCGCAATGCCCGCACCAAGCGTGACCGAGCCGCTCTCGGTCTGCGCTGGGACACTCAGGACCAGCTTCGATGA
- a CDS encoding response regulator transcription factor yields the protein MLLGLLPGIEVVGAAADGEEAVRLVAELAPDVVLMDLRMPRCDGVAATRRIRAEHPGTDVVVLTTYADDDSLFPALQAGARGYLTKDAGAEEIARAIADVRAGAAGLSPQVQLRLLERFSAPPGTAAPSGSAGPAPDPAHPAPGRGTPHPAAGPSTPPSSGSAAPAGAAAPAGPAFQQGALPDGLTVREAEVLALIADGLSNAEIAAALFVSPATVKTHINNLFAKTAVRDRAQAVSYAFRHGISRSSWAD from the coding sequence ATGCTGCTCGGACTGCTGCCGGGGATCGAGGTGGTAGGCGCCGCCGCGGACGGTGAGGAAGCGGTGCGCCTGGTCGCCGAACTCGCTCCGGACGTCGTGCTGATGGACCTTCGGATGCCGCGCTGCGACGGTGTGGCCGCGACCCGCCGGATCCGTGCCGAGCACCCGGGCACCGATGTCGTGGTGCTGACCACCTACGCCGACGACGACTCGCTCTTCCCCGCGCTCCAGGCGGGCGCCCGCGGCTACCTGACCAAGGACGCCGGAGCCGAGGAGATCGCCCGGGCGATCGCGGACGTCCGGGCTGGTGCGGCCGGCCTCTCCCCGCAGGTCCAACTGCGGCTGCTGGAGCGGTTCTCCGCACCGCCCGGCACCGCTGCGCCGAGCGGCTCGGCCGGACCCGCGCCCGACCCGGCGCACCCGGCCCCCGGGCGGGGGACGCCGCACCCCGCCGCCGGGCCTTCGACGCCTCCGAGCAGCGGGTCGGCCGCGCCCGCCGGTGCTGCGGCTCCGGCGGGTCCGGCGTTCCAACAGGGCGCGCTCCCGGACGGGCTGACGGTCCGTGAGGCAGAGGTCCTGGCCTTGATCGCCGACGGTCTGTCGAATGCGGAGATCGCCGCCGCGCTATTCGTCAGTCCGGCCACGGTAAAAACGCATATCAACAACCTATTTGCCAAGACTGCCGTGCGAGATCGGGCACAGGCGGTCAGTTATGCATTCCGCCACGGCATTTCTCGGAGTTCGTGGGCGGACTAG
- a CDS encoding histidine kinase: MQVESFTRWPSRELRRGDRSRPGLMLSWAGRLAMLVAVTASTVASDRFTGLRAVVSGVGLLATVLLFWLFIRLTSRRRLSWALVVAAQLLVVAGAVHQAGATTLADFTWCALAVISLVRMPLVAAVPISAGALIGFSVTSRNGYLALLATVAGLILVGWLIRLDSEAQATAKRLQQQEHAARAAEAESAALDERARIAREIHDVLAHSLSAQLVHLEAARLMLDGGADREQIRERVVAARRMAQEGLKETKQALSALRGEFTAVGEFLVELADQERAELTVTGTPRPLAAETGLAVRRTAQEALTNIRKHAPAAQRTIRLSYLPEEVELEIRNTASPASEVSTELAGSGSGYGLLGMRERAELLGGSLRAGPGADGWSVLLRLPA, encoded by the coding sequence GTGCAGGTGGAGAGCTTTACCCGCTGGCCCTCGCGGGAGCTGCGCCGCGGGGACCGCTCCCGCCCCGGGCTGATGCTCTCCTGGGCCGGTCGCCTGGCGATGCTCGTGGCGGTCACCGCCAGCACCGTGGCCAGCGACCGGTTCACCGGCCTGCGGGCGGTGGTCTCCGGGGTGGGCCTGCTGGCGACCGTCCTGCTGTTCTGGCTGTTCATCCGGCTCACCAGCAGGCGCCGGCTCAGCTGGGCGCTGGTGGTGGCGGCCCAGCTGCTGGTGGTGGCGGGGGCCGTCCACCAGGCGGGAGCCACCACGCTGGCGGACTTCACCTGGTGCGCCCTGGCGGTCATCAGCCTGGTGCGGATGCCACTGGTCGCGGCCGTGCCGATCAGCGCTGGGGCGCTGATCGGCTTCTCGGTCACCAGCCGGAACGGCTACCTGGCGCTGCTCGCCACGGTGGCCGGCCTGATCCTGGTGGGCTGGCTGATCCGCCTGGACAGCGAGGCCCAGGCCACCGCCAAGCGGCTGCAGCAGCAGGAGCACGCGGCCCGGGCGGCCGAGGCGGAGAGCGCCGCGCTGGACGAGCGGGCCCGGATCGCCCGTGAGATCCACGACGTGCTCGCCCACAGCCTCTCCGCCCAGTTGGTCCACCTGGAGGCGGCCCGGCTGATGCTGGACGGCGGGGCGGACCGCGAGCAGATCAGGGAACGCGTGGTCGCCGCCCGTCGGATGGCGCAGGAGGGGCTCAAGGAGACCAAGCAGGCCCTCTCGGCGCTGCGCGGCGAGTTCACCGCGGTCGGGGAGTTCCTGGTCGAGCTGGCCGACCAGGAGCGGGCCGAGCTGACCGTCACCGGGACCCCCCGCCCGCTGGCCGCGGAGACCGGTCTGGCGGTGCGGCGGACGGCCCAGGAAGCCCTGACCAACATCCGCAAGCACGCTCCGGCCGCCCAGCGCACCATCCGGCTGAGCTACCTTCCCGAGGAGGTGGAGCTGGAGATCCGCAACACGGCGAGCCCGGCATCCGAGGTCTCGACCGAGTTGGCCGGCAGCGGCAGCGGGTACGGTCTGCTGGGGATGCGCGAACGTGCCGAACTGCTGGGCGGCAGCCTGCGGGCCGGCCCCGGGGCGGACGGCTGGTCGGTACTGCTGAGGCTGCCCGCATGA
- a CDS encoding CcdC protein domain-containing protein: MLGFANIIIIIGVMALIVSRQFRAQKLDDGRRFWLLPLILGAIALSDHKLIDSAHRTESVALLAGSIVVMLAMGSVWGWTVRLWRESDGSIWMKGTGATLAAWIGLIAVRLGVYALGSVLHVHQASSGLLLTLGVLLLTRGAVLKWRARLVDDPRTLHPVA; encoded by the coding sequence ATGCTGGGCTTCGCAAACATCATCATCATTATCGGCGTCATGGCCCTGATCGTGAGCCGGCAGTTCCGGGCCCAGAAGCTGGATGACGGCCGACGGTTCTGGCTGCTGCCGCTGATCCTCGGAGCCATCGCGCTGAGTGACCACAAGCTGATCGACTCGGCGCACCGCACGGAGTCGGTGGCCCTGCTGGCCGGCAGCATCGTCGTCATGCTGGCGATGGGCTCGGTCTGGGGCTGGACGGTGCGCCTGTGGCGGGAGAGCGACGGCAGCATCTGGATGAAGGGCACCGGGGCGACGCTGGCGGCCTGGATCGGGCTGATCGCGGTGCGGCTCGGGGTCTACGCGCTCGGGTCGGTGCTACACGTCCACCAGGCCTCCAGCGGGCTGCTGCTGACCCTCGGCGTGCTGCTGCTCACCCGTGGTGCGGTGCTGAAGTGGCGGGCCCGGCTGGTGGACGACCCGCGCACGCTGCACCCGGTAGCGTGA
- a CDS encoding DUF7455 domain-containing protein: MTTVLTPASPLTAADRCDRCGAQAYLRVVLASGGELLFCAHHGRKFEPELKKIAVDIQDESGRLATTTASAANDER, encoded by the coding sequence GTGACTACTGTTCTGACACCTGCGAGCCCGCTCACCGCGGCTGACCGCTGCGACCGCTGCGGCGCCCAGGCCTACCTGCGCGTCGTGCTGGCCAGCGGCGGAGAGCTGCTCTTCTGCGCCCACCACGGGCGGAAGTTCGAGCCGGAGCTCAAGAAGATCGCCGTGGACATACAGGACGAGAGCGGTCGTCTCGCCACCACGACGGCCTCGGCCGCCAACGATGAGCGCTGA
- a CDS encoding FadR/GntR family transcriptional regulator, which yields MLFTRILKPRAPIADKGRVSTLAHTAITVARTAEAPASGAAELDRFSYADRPTPPVPRWDGAESDLARVGRKTTSSRGRGLHGQLVQQLGQMIVSGDLGADRPLVPEEIGQRFEVSRTVVRESLRVLEAKGLVSARPNVGTRVRPVGDWNLLDPDIIEWRAFGPQREEQRRELCEMRWAIEPLAARLASGHGREDIQQRLAELTEIMSAASAQGDLVTFSRADAELHALILQMAGNRMLEHLSGIVAAALQVSGGPATACERLSESSAAVHGRLVDAIGGGDGAAAETAMRTLLTVHPDVEHAVPAPREH from the coding sequence GTGCTTTTCACGAGAATCCTCAAGCCGCGCGCGCCGATCGCCGACAAAGGACGTGTGAGTACCCTTGCGCACACCGCCATCACCGTCGCCCGCACCGCCGAGGCCCCCGCGTCCGGCGCTGCCGAGCTCGACCGTTTCTCCTACGCCGATCGGCCGACTCCGCCTGTCCCCCGTTGGGACGGGGCGGAGAGTGACCTCGCCAGGGTCGGCCGCAAGACCACCAGCAGCCGCGGCCGCGGGCTGCACGGGCAGCTCGTCCAGCAGCTCGGTCAGATGATCGTCTCCGGTGACCTGGGCGCCGACCGCCCGCTGGTCCCGGAGGAGATCGGGCAGCGGTTCGAGGTCTCCCGCACCGTGGTCCGCGAGTCGCTGCGCGTCCTGGAGGCCAAGGGCCTGGTCAGCGCCCGGCCGAACGTCGGCACCCGGGTCCGCCCGGTGGGCGACTGGAACCTGCTGGACCCGGACATCATCGAGTGGCGCGCCTTCGGTCCGCAGCGCGAGGAGCAGCGCCGGGAGCTGTGCGAGATGCGCTGGGCGATCGAGCCGCTGGCCGCCCGGCTGGCCTCCGGCCACGGGCGTGAGGACATCCAGCAGCGACTGGCCGAGCTGACCGAGATCATGAGCGCGGCGTCCGCCCAGGGTGACCTGGTCACCTTCTCGCGGGCCGACGCGGAGCTGCACGCCCTGATCCTGCAGATGGCCGGCAACCGGATGCTGGAGCACCTGTCCGGCATCGTGGCCGCGGCGCTGCAGGTCAGCGGCGGTCCGGCGACCGCCTGCGAGCGGCTCTCGGAGAGTTCGGCGGCGGTGCACGGCCGCCTGGTGGATGCCATCGGCGGCGGCGACGGCGCGGCGGCCGAGACCGCGATGCGCACCCTGTTGACCGTCCACCCGGACGTGGAACACGCGGTGCCCGCGCCCCGCGAGCACTGA
- a CDS encoding ATP-binding cassette domain-containing protein, with translation MIQASGLTKVYRRGRRPAVFDLGFDVRPGSVTALLGPEDAGKTTALRLMLQLENGLGVTLFDGRVYRRLRHPEREVGVLLPTAHPGLGSPGRTARGHLRMLAAAVGVPPRRADELLEQAGLAGSADQRLRTFSVEMARRLGFAAALLGEPKSLLLDNPTAGLSASGLERLHSFIRTFPAGGGSVLFTTRSPEEAAQLADRVVTLADGQQVADQPVSEFRRTRLHPEVAVRGPQMARLADLLTEQGADVRPEGGAGLAVSGLARTEIGELAYRHGIMLHELADRVAEQPAPRPARPMPDRLAPAPTVQLRRMAAIVVGGRSALPPLRPPMSDRGAEGLPTIELPPVLDPLPSAAMDTAADSPEFSPGAWAAEAASIESLPLGGALAAVIPQPPAPDGAPDIACGELDTAASSAAAFRQPALVIDGAASSVVPPHEAPLAAPEAPLAAYETPPPAHPAWSSAAPVPDLAAPAADLAAEPPTATSTLAGGSPIAGASALSSASALSAAGSLASPGSLASPGPLTSPGPLTSPGPLTSPGARTAVVPADDGEPGAPPRPSPLSAVHDLEPLAISHDPQPLTGPDHWNG, from the coding sequence ATGATCCAGGCCAGTGGACTCACGAAGGTCTACCGTCGTGGCCGCCGCCCGGCCGTCTTCGATCTCGGTTTCGATGTCAGACCCGGTTCCGTGACCGCCCTGCTCGGCCCCGAGGATGCCGGCAAGACCACTGCCCTGCGGCTGATGCTCCAGTTGGAGAACGGCCTTGGTGTGACGCTCTTCGACGGTCGTGTCTACCGCCGGCTGCGGCACCCCGAGCGGGAGGTCGGGGTACTGCTGCCGACAGCCCACCCGGGGCTGGGCAGCCCCGGCCGGACGGCCCGCGGTCATCTGCGGATGCTGGCCGCCGCGGTCGGCGTGCCGCCGCGCCGGGCCGACGAGCTGCTGGAGCAGGCCGGGTTGGCAGGTTCGGCAGACCAGCGGTTGCGCACCTTCTCCGTCGAAATGGCCCGGCGCCTCGGCTTCGCGGCTGCGCTGCTAGGTGAGCCGAAATCGCTCCTGCTGGACAACCCGACCGCAGGGCTGTCCGCCAGCGGGCTGGAGCGGCTGCATTCGTTCATCCGGACCTTCCCGGCAGGCGGCGGATCGGTGCTGTTCACCACGCGCAGCCCAGAGGAGGCCGCGCAACTGGCTGATCGCGTGGTGACCCTGGCAGACGGCCAGCAGGTGGCCGACCAGCCGGTCTCCGAGTTCCGCCGGACCCGACTGCACCCGGAGGTCGCGGTCCGCGGGCCGCAGATGGCCAGGCTCGCCGACCTGCTGACCGAGCAGGGCGCCGACGTCCGGCCGGAGGGCGGTGCTGGCCTCGCGGTCAGTGGCCTGGCGCGCACCGAGATCGGCGAGCTCGCCTACCGCCACGGCATCATGCTGCACGAGCTCGCCGACCGGGTGGCGGAGCAGCCGGCCCCGCGTCCGGCCCGTCCGATGCCTGACCGGCTGGCGCCCGCCCCGACGGTCCAGCTGCGCCGGATGGCCGCGATCGTCGTGGGAGGACGTTCGGCTCTGCCCCCGCTGCGCCCTCCGATGTCCGACCGTGGAGCAGAGGGGTTGCCCACGATCGAGCTACCGCCGGTCCTTGACCCACTGCCGTCGGCGGCCATGGATACGGCTGCGGATTCACCTGAGTTCTCGCCAGGAGCCTGGGCGGCCGAGGCGGCGAGCATCGAGTCGCTGCCCTTGGGCGGCGCGCTGGCAGCCGTCATCCCCCAACCGCCCGCCCCCGATGGTGCCCCCGATATCGCCTGCGGGGAGCTTGACACTGCGGCGTCGTCGGCAGCGGCTTTCCGGCAGCCCGCCCTCGTGATCGACGGTGCCGCCTCCTCGGTCGTCCCGCCCCACGAGGCACCTCTCGCCGCCCCTGAGGCACCTCTCGCCGCCTACGAGACGCCGCCCCCCGCTCATCCGGCCTGGAGTAGCGCGGCCCCCGTCCCCGACCTCGCCGCCCCCGCCGCCGACCTCGCTGCCGAGCCGCCCACCGCCACCAGCACCCTCGCCGGCGGCAGTCCGATCGCCGGCGCCAGCGCCCTCAGCTCTGCCAGCGCCCTCAGCGCCGCCGGTTCCCTCGCCAGCCCCGGTTCCCTCGCCAGCCCCGGTCCTCTCACCAGCCCCGGTCCTCTCACCAGCCCCGGTCCTCTCACCAGCCCCGGCGCCCGCACCGCCGTGGTGCCCGCCGACGACGGCGAGCCGGGCGCCCCGCCCCGCCCATCGCCGCTGTCGGCTGTCCACGACCTCGAACCCCTGGCCATCAGCCACGATCCGCAGCCCCTGACGGGGCCCGACCACTGGAACGGGTGA
- a CDS encoding NUDIX hydrolase, with translation MSRYDPSAFPPFAVTVDLVVLTVREHELCALLVRRGEPPFQGYWALPGGFVRPDEGLGEAASRELAEETGLRAHASGGQIAVGAHLEQLATYGHPQRDPRMRVVSVAHLALAPDLPTPKPGGDARGARWAPVGELLGPAEADREPLAFDHALILADGVERARSKIEYSALATAFCPEEFTVGELRRVYEAVWGVALDPRNFHRKVTGTPGFLVPSGGTTTRQGGRPAQLFTAGGATVLNPPMLRPDS, from the coding sequence ATGTCTCGCTATGACCCGTCGGCCTTTCCCCCGTTCGCAGTCACGGTCGATCTTGTGGTGCTGACGGTCCGCGAGCATGAACTCTGCGCGCTGCTGGTGCGGCGGGGCGAGCCCCCGTTTCAGGGGTACTGGGCGCTGCCGGGTGGCTTCGTGCGCCCCGACGAGGGCCTGGGAGAGGCAGCCTCCCGCGAGCTGGCCGAGGAGACCGGCCTGCGTGCACACGCCTCGGGCGGCCAGATCGCGGTCGGCGCACACCTTGAGCAACTCGCCACCTACGGACACCCCCAGCGTGACCCGCGGATGCGGGTGGTGAGTGTGGCTCATCTGGCGCTGGCCCCTGACCTGCCCACCCCCAAGCCCGGCGGTGATGCCCGAGGTGCGCGCTGGGCACCCGTCGGTGAGCTGCTCGGCCCGGCCGAGGCGGACCGTGAACCGCTCGCCTTCGACCATGCGCTGATCCTCGCGGACGGGGTCGAGCGGGCCCGCTCGAAGATCGAGTACTCCGCGCTCGCCACCGCCTTCTGCCCGGAGGAGTTCACGGTCGGCGAGCTGCGCCGGGTCTATGAGGCGGTCTGGGGCGTGGCGCTCGATCCGCGCAACTTCCACCGCAAGGTCACCGGGACGCCGGGCTTCCTGGTCCCGTCCGGCGGTACCACGACCCGTCAGGGCGGCCGTCCGGCCCAGCTGTTCACGGCCGGTGGCGCCACCGTGCTCAACCCGCCGATGCTGCGTCCCGACTCCTGA